A genome region from Eurosta solidaginis isolate ZX-2024a chromosome 2, ASM4086904v1, whole genome shotgun sequence includes the following:
- the LOC137242705 gene encoding cilia- and flagella-associated protein 251 — protein MVTVADCPQPKMRRHLKVFLLLALLITYVTAKKKEEKEESSEEKKEEGEKYHKEEHKEKKHKGDKGHKEHKEWDEDEKKHHEEEDHEHKYGNKGEKKKTYYDEEEEHGEKKELGEHKKGGKHHHKKKHKKGHKELEYHKKIDKDEYKKEKKFYDDEHKEGHHKKYGKDHKHELEEEGGHKKGEHSEAGKKKEHKKHKEHYQKGHKDEDEKKYKKKQKKKKHHEEKEEYGKKGEKKKKQKEGNKKESKKEKEKKSKKEEKSES, from the coding sequence ATGGTTACAGTGGCAGATTGTCCGCAACCGAAAATGCGTCGCCACCTGAAAGTATTTCTGTTGCTAGCGCTGCTGATCACGTATGTGACAGCAAAGAAGAAGGAAGAAAAGGAGGAATCCTCTGAAGAAAAGAAAGAGGAGGGTGAAAAGTATCACAAAGAGGAGCATAAAGAAAAAAAGCACAAGGGCGATAAGGGCCACAAAGAGCACAAGGAATGGGATGAGGACGAAAAGAAGCACCATGAAGAAGAAGACCACGAACATAAATATGGTAATAAAGGTGAGAAAAAGAAAACATACTACGATGAAGAGGAGGAGCATGGTGAAAAGAAGGAGCTCGGCGAACATAAGAAGGGTGGAAAACATCATCACAAAAAGAAACACAAGAAGGGGCACAAGGAGTTAGAATATCATAAAAAAATCGATAAGGACgaatataagaaagaaaagaaattcTATGACGATGAACATAAAGAAGGACATCACAAGAAATACGGAAAGGATCATAAGCATGAATTAGAGGAGGAGGGTGGACACAAGAAGGGTGAACACTCTGAAGCAGGCAAAAAGAAGGAACATAAAAAACATAAGGAACACTATCAAAAGGGACATAAAGATGAAGATGAGAAGAAATATAAAAAGAAACAGAAAAAGAAGAAACATCATGAAGAGAAAGAAGAGTATGGCAAGAAGGGTGAgaagaagaaaaaacaaaaggaaGGAAACAAAAAGGAGAGTAAGAAAGAGAaggaaaagaaaagcaaaaaagaagagaaaagtgaGTCTTGA